A window from Amblyomma americanum isolate KBUSLIRL-KWMA chromosome 7, ASM5285725v1, whole genome shotgun sequence encodes these proteins:
- the LOC144097334 gene encoding uncharacterized protein LOC144097334, which yields MSDDFESVEPGRDSMTSSPVHNELVSENGMDDGDEKDDSPLTEGIMKVLGSQSNPHICYRYPVTPVYIKLPKPIQELGDIYMQMVMPVDFKRVNWEFTQSADRHHVWNCTEIVNIGHHTVRVTFQDLVDGKEDKYEWHNSDVGSVCPVFKPHSEHFMQLHYDKEEKQLVTLVNGREYNRHDMDEGGKANEFTLYGTVFIPDLVIPYQFGSMPFSVNLNGPVVYNDTYSIRFHVKPNGKKMSLNFGEITFHINLEEHKELMGNASYEEMQVSSHSSCAFVTLNRKIIDQSMRRLVTPVMIIDGDIELVSLQIGKG from the exons ATGAGCGACGACTTCGAGTCTGTTGAGCCGGGCAGGGATTCGATGACTTCGAGTCCGGTGCACAACGAGCTGGTTTCTGAGAACGGGATGGACGACGGAGACGAGAAGGATGACAGCCCGCTAACGGAGGGCATCATGAAGGTCTTGGGCTCCCAGTCGAACCCACACATATGCTACCGCTACCCG GTGACACCCGTCTACATCAAACTCCCCAAGCCCATCCAGGAGCTCGGTGACATCTACATGCAGATGGTGATGCCCGTAGACTTCAAGAG GGTGAACTGGGAGTTCACGCAGTCGGCGGACCGGCACCACGTGTGGAACTGCACGGAGATCGTCAACATCGGCCACCACACTGTGCGCGTCACCTTCCAGGATCTGGTGGATGGCAAGGAGGACAAGTACGAGTGGCACAATTCGGACGTCGGATCAGTGTGTCCAGTCTTCAAGCCGCACAGTGAGCACTTCATGCAGCTGCACTACGACAAGGAGGAGAAGCAGCTAGTG ACTCTAGTGAACGGGCGTGAGTACAACAGGCACgacatggacgagggtggcaagGCCAACGAGTTCACACTGTACGGCACCGTCTTCATCCCCGATCTCGTCATCCCGTACCAGTTTGGC TCGATGCCGTTCAGCGTGAACTTGAACGGCCCAGTTGTGTACAACGACACCTACTCCATTCGCTTCCACGTCAAGCCCAACGGAAAGAA GATGTCGCTGAACTTTGGCGAGATAACCTTCCACATCAACCTGGAAGAGCACAAGGAATTGATGGGCAATGCTTCGTACGAGGAAATGCAGGTGTCGTCCCACTCGAGCTGCGCGTTCGTCACCCTGAACCGCAAGATCATCGACCAGTCCATGCGCCGCCTCGTCACACCCGTCATGATCATCGACGGCGACATCGAGCTCGTCAGCCTGCAGATC